The Littorina saxatilis isolate snail1 linkage group LG15, US_GU_Lsax_2.0, whole genome shotgun sequence genome contains a region encoding:
- the LOC138948645 gene encoding F-box/WD repeat-containing protein 5-like yields the protein MDRAHTFSRPIGLFSGGGDQRKSSSMGEQSSENSSEGSRSPGDSMHLMRLPDSLLLDIFMSLPLQAVVSASLTCSRFSRIARDEELWKRIFRRDFKVRRSVPLHPRACSWWAEYRRLFDESPSVLCEEVLRHKDQALHISFSHNGQMFATSSKDGTIKVWNATTPCTLRFDADMKALFKWRYTQYCQFNKSDTLLLISGVHEGDNTTTGEIAVFDLTQDFRFMSRVLNKPYDVFGAWYDDSHLLLGTLRWIGHLESISSVWLAKTTRHGNSKRRYAMINPWRFNNFNASSIRTIMVADVPVVTEESQPSPDGDHSICNECGLDIYPGETFIDSDDGNVSNTAGMEEVDVEVEGREVIGRGNPSKQGSVGNESTSTATEGLGPLSSATTLAHRGKALSKHSAEANALGSSGLNHSPAKNACHRDFDQEACSRDSLSSAAPCCLDGFWCCCFVNSTASPRVLQDSSRGVKGKSSRTSSDSSGWVNQPQPSASRLTEPSKHASVQSNTPTPHYSNPSSPKYQHASYIPRMTSLARSKRTALRTEKLLIFTLGEETYSPHLVGIKRMTEDEIQKEENATEGLHWPETEEGCLPYTDRDTGGTGRSTNLDCTINMHGHIVGMALSPDQRYLYVNSRQWPNNYKIVKVMEPPPIAQEIDIHVIDLVTFEEVGTIMRSHKAYTPNDECFFLFLDVSELYVASGAEDKRGYMWDRHYGVHLRCFPHSDVVNSCAFNPADPEMLVTVSDDNKIKIWRSRRQMRELHKREGKLDEQKL from the exons ATGGATCGAGCTCACACATTTTCCAGACCAATCGGTCTTTTCAGCGGAGGAGGAGATCAGCGGAAATCCTCGAGCATGGGCGAGCAGAGCTCGGAGAATTCGAGTGAGGGATCGAGGAGTCCTGGGGACTCCATGCATCTGATGAGACTGCCAGACTCTTTGCTCCTGGACATTTTCATGTCACTGCCACTTCAGGCGGTGGTGAGTGCTTCTCTCACCTGTTCTCGCTTCAGTCGCATTGCACGTGACGAAGAGCTGTGGAAGAGAATTTTCCGTCGTGATTTCAAG GTTCGTCGATCAGTTCCCCTGCATCCCCGAGCATGTTCGTGGTGGGCAGAGTACAGAAGGCTGTTTGATGAATCGCCGTCAGTGCTGTGTGAAGAGGTTCTGAGACACAAGGATCAAGCTCTGCACATCAGTTTCTCTCACAACGGCCAAATGTTTGCCACCAGCTCTAAAGATGGAACAATCAAG GTGTGGAATGCCACGACACCGTGCACACTGCGTTTTGATGCAGACATGAAGGCCCTGTTCAAATGGCGCTATACACAGTACTGTCAGTTCAACAAGTCGGACACGCTGTTGCTCATCTCTGGGGTACATGAAGGGGACAATACCACGACTGGAGAAATTGCCGTCTTTGATTTGACACAGG ATTTCAGGTTTATGAGCAGAGTGCTCAACAAACCGTATGACGTGTTTGGTGCCTGGTACGATGACAGCCATTTGCTGTTGGGAACATTGCGCTGGATTGGTCATCTGGAGTCCATTTCGTCTGTATGGCTGGCCAAG ACGACTCGGCACGGGAACTCTAAGAGGAGGTACGCAATGATCAACCCGTGGCGCTTCAACAACTTCAACGCCAGCTCCATACGAACCATCATGGTGGCAGACGTTCCTGTCGTCACCGAGGAATCCCAGCCATCCCCTGATGGAGATCATTCTATCTGCAATGAGTGTGGGCTTGACATTTATCCCGGTGAGACTTTCATAGATTCTGATGACGGAAATGTTAGCAACACAGCAGGAATGGAAGAGGTGGATGTAGAGGTTGAAGGGAGGGAAGTCATTGGAAGAGGAAACCCTAGCAAACAGGGCTCTGTTGGAAATGAAAGTACATCCACAGCAACAGAGGGTCTAGGCCCGTTATCTTCAGCGACAACACTGGCACACAGAGGCAAAGCATTATCCAAGCATTCAGCAGAAGCAAACGCATTGGGCAGCAGTGGGCTGAACCATTCTCCCGCTAAAAACGCGTGCCACAGAGATTTTGATCAGGAGGCTTGTTCGAGGGATTCATTGTCTTCAGCAGCACCTTGTTGTCTGGATGGATTTTGGTGCTGTTGTTTTGTAAATTCGACAGCTTCTCCCAGAGTTCTGCAGGACAGTTCCAGAGGTGTCAAAGGCAAATCGTCGAGAACGTCGAGTGATAGCTCTGGTTGGGTAAATCAGCCACAACCATCCGCAAGCAGACTGACGGAGCCGAGCAAACATGCTTCTGTCCAATCTAACACCCCAACCCCTCACTACAGCAACCCCTCCTCTCCCAAGTATCAACACGCGTCCTACATTCCTCGCATGACCAGCTTAGCAAGGTCAAAAAGGACCGCCCTTCGCACGGAAAAACTGCTCATTTTTACGCTAGGCGAGGAGACCTACAGTCCGCATCTCGTGGGCATCAAGAGAATGACGGAAGACGAGATTCAAAAAGAAGAGAATGCGACGGAGGGTCTGCACTGGCCGGAAACGGAGGAGGGCTGCCTGCCGTACACGGACCGTGACACCGGCGGCACTGGACGTTCCACAAACCTGGACTGTACCATCAACATGCACGGGCACATTGTGGGTATGGCGCTGTCGCCTGATCAAAG ATATCTGTACGTGAACAGCCGCCAGTGGCCCAACAACTACAAGATCGTAAAAGTCATGGAGCCGCCGCCCATCGCCCAAGAGATCGACATCCACGTCATTGACCTGGTGACTTTCGAAGAGGTCGGCACGATAATGAGGTCACACAAAGCCTACACGCCCAATGACGAATGTTTCTTCCTGTTTCTAGACGTCAGTGAGCTCTATGTGGCCAG TGGTGCAGAGGACAAGCGTGGGTACATGTGGGATCGGCATTACGGCGTCCACTTGCGTTGTTTCCCTCACAGTGATGTGGTCAACAGCTGTGCTTTCAATCCTGCGGACCCGGAGATGTTGGTCACCGTCAGCGACGACAACAAGATCAAGATCTGGAGGTCGAGGCGTCAGATGCGAGAATTGCACAAAAGAGAAGGGAAACTCGATGAGCAGAAACTTTGA
- the LOC138948646 gene encoding crystallin J1A-like has product MSAVTGRRVSVVVGALVADAAAQPLHWLYNEEKLKSIIGDKEEVEFWEPSQNPFYRIPVGRHTCYGDQAYVILKSLVDKKGVDCEALKAATYDWFGPKSDYEDPENARYTVGKEDKVNVKPTLPISRPWRHGSIKHFLSNMEAKKEDTGSEDDDQIDCVLRMVPVCALYAGRPEMLDRVEDVLRVTQNSDTAVAMGLAAARILEQFILHGDSGEVLEKVLSDLSSNSRQNPQELDRAVAGHLRQVQKCLNVDHHTAVTKNFRKD; this is encoded by the exons ATGTCTGCAGTAACTGGCAGACGTGTATCCGTTGTTGTCGGGGCGTTAGTGGCAGACGCAGCAG CCCAACCCCTTCACTGGCTGTACAATGAGGAGAAACTGAAGAGCATCATTGGTGACAAGGAAGAGGTGGAGTTCTGGGAGCCCTCGCAAAATCCATTTTACCGCATCCCAGTGGGACGTCATACCTGCTATGGAGACCAGGCTTATGTCATTCTCAAATCCCTGGTTGACAAGAAAG GAGTGGACTGTGAAGCGCTGAAGGCAGCAACGTACGACTGGTTTGGCCCCAAATCTGACTACGAGGATCCAGAAAATGCTCGCTACACAGTTGGGAAGGAGGACAAAGTCA ATGTCAAGCCAACACTGCCCATCAGCAGACCGTGGAGGCACGGCAGCATCAAACATTTCCTGAGCAACATGGAGGCAAAGAAAGAGGACACTG GTTCAGAGGACGATGACCAGATTGACTGTGTTCTACGCATGGTGCCGGTATGTGCCCTGTACGCTGGTCGACCAGAAATGCTGGACAGGGTGGAAGATGTGTTGAGAGTGACTCAAAACTCGGACACGGCGGTTGCTATGGGCTTAGCTGCTGCCAG AATCCTGGAGCAGTTCATTCTGCATGGAGACAGCGGAGAGGTCCTGGAGAAAGTGCTCTCCGACCTGAGCAGTAACAGTCGGCAGAACCCCCAGGAACTGGATCGTGCGGTGGCTGGCCATTTGCGTCAGGTCCAGAAGTGTCTGAATGTGGATCACCACACAGCAGTCACAAAGAACTTCCGCAAAGACTGA